CAGGACTCTCATAAACTCAAAAAAGAGCACTTTTCGGCTTTTTTTAAAACCAAGCTCGATAGGCTGCTTAAAAAAGAGAAGATCAATCACCTGATAATCTGCGGGGTGATGACCCATCTGTGCGTGGATACCACCGTGCGCCACGGTTTCATGCTGGGCTACCGGTCCACTGTGATTACGGATGCCTGCTGTTCCAAGAATTCCGATTATCACAAGGCGGCCATTTTGGCATTAAAGCACGGCTTCAGCCGGGTGATGACTGTCAAACAGTTCCAAAAGGCGATAGCCAATGAATAATTACGATCTTCTCATCATCGGCGGGGGACCGGCCGGATTGGGGGCCGGGATCCAGGCGGCCCATATGGGGTTGAAGCATGCAGTCATAGAAAAACCGAAGCCCTCCAGCCGTCTGCTTATGGCTCGGCGGGTGGCGAATTTCCCGGGACAAAAGGATGTTCCCGGGAAAGAACTGCTTAAATCCCTGACCAGGCAGGCCAAGGGCAAAGGTGTCGGGATGATGACGGAGACCTGTTCCGGGATAGATTTCAAGAATGGTTGCTTTCACATAAAAGCAGGCCGATACAATCGGATAGCAAGATCTCTGATCGTGGCTATGGGGCTTATCCCCAAAAAACTAAAATCCGGGGTCTCGGAGCCCTGTTTAGAGGGTCGGCGCGTTTTCTATCGCTGGACCGATATTCCGCCAGACTTGAAAGATAAAAGGATATTGGTGGTCGGCGGGGGAGAGACGGCCTTCGACCAGGCCTGCAGCCTGGCCGAGACCGAGGCCAGGGTGACGGTTGCGGTAAGGGGCAAGCAGGATCGGGTTTTTGCTGAATTACACCGGGAAGCAAAAAAGCTAATGGTCCAGATCAGATGCGAAACGAATGTTATAAAAATTGCCGAAAATATCAACAAGCTGGACATCACGCTAAAAACTAATGAAAGACTTCTAAAAAAAAGGTTTGATTATTGCCTGGTGGCAATCGGCAGTAAAAGAAATATGCCCGAAATATCGCCCGGAGCACGTGCCCTGCTGAACCGGGGACTATATATGGCCGGGGATCTGGCCAGCCTAAAACACCGGCAGGCGGCCATCGCCTTCGGCGACGGCATCAAAAAAACCATGACGGCCTATAACTTTATACGGGAAAACCAGTGATGCGGATAATCGGAAAAAACGGGAGAAAAGAGCTGGCCAGTGTATATCTGGCCGAGATGCGGAGCGATCCATCCCTGATGGTCGAATTTGTTGATTCGTGCGAACCTGCGGTCGGCTGTCGGGACAAAAAGTGGGTGATTGTAGTCTCCAGCCAGTTTGGCTGTCCGGTGGGATGCCTGATGTGCGATGCCGGGGGCAATTTCAAAGGCAACCTAACGATATCCGAGATCATTGCCCAGATTGAGCATGTAATACTGGAGAACAAGGATCTGGATCCACAAAAATGCCCAAAGCTGAAAGTACAATTTGCCCGAATGGGCGAGCCGGCCCTTAACGATGCGGTGATAGACGCCCTGTACTGGTTGGCAGAAAAATACCCGAAAGCTATGCCGTGCATTGCCACGGTGGCCCCGGCCGGGCGGGAAAAATGGTTTGAGTCATTATTAAATGTTTCCCGTAAATTTGATGATTTTCAACTGCAGTTCTCCCTTAACACCACCGACCCGACGCTGCGGGATAAGCTGATCCCCTATCCCAAAATGAGCTGGCAATGGATGTCCGATTACGGCCAAAGGTTTTACCAACCCGGCCGCCGCAAGCCGTCCCTTAATTTTGCCCTGTCGCCGGGCCTGCCCTGCGATGCCGAAAGCATAGTCAAATATTTCGATCCGGAATATTTTGCCATTAAGTTGACTCCGTTAAATCCCACGGCTACGGCAGGGGAGAATTCATTGCAATGCATAAAGGATCATGAAAAAGCCCAGCGACTGGTAACAGAAAAGGCCCGGGAGTTTGTCTCTTTAGGGTATCAGGTTATAGAATCGGTTGGGAATATGGAGGAGAATGAGATAGGCAGCAACTGCGGGCAGATGGTGAGGAGGTATGCCGGGAAACCTGCCGAATATGAAAAAGCCCCAGCCTAAGGCTGGGGCTTTTTCATATTCGTTTAAGTGTCATTCCCGACTTGATCGGGAATCCAGGGGTGTCGGGTGTATATGTGTGTGGTATGAAACGCGTATTCCCGTTAAAAGAAGAAACGTCGGCCAATGGTTCATATCTTGACCAAGGTTTGTGCAGTCCGGGCAATGTTTAGTCACATCTTCACTTCTTGTTTTTTGTTGCCATAACAACCCAATCCCAAGGATAAGGAGCTTTTAACGATTTTGGAAAATTCGCTATTTCTGTACTCCAGGGGTATTTAACTTTATCAAATTTTACGATTTTGAAACCAATCTCATTTAACGTTGAAATTAATTCTTCCCTTAAATAATGTTTTGTTGGTATCGCATCTATATTAACAATTCCTTGCTTGAATTTAATATATTCATTTTTACCAATCCTCCTAGTTGTTTTTTTAGTATTACTCCCTCCTTTATGATCACACTTTGCTGAAATAAATTCACTATATAATACTGATTCAAGAGAAGGAACCACTAAAATCAGATGCCCTTTTGTATTCAAATTTGTAAAGATATTTGTAAAGAAATTTTTTCGTTTGGAATGTGCAGCATTGAGAATAGCATTTACACATAATATCACATCGAAGTTATATGAACTTTCTATTCTCTGTGTCATATCAATATTTTGATAATTGATGTTTTTAAAAGTCTTATATTTCCCTTTGTTATATTTCAGATTGGATGATGAAAAATCAATTGCAAAAACTTCCCCGAATTGCCTTGAAAGTAAGGGTAGCCATTTGCCGATTCCGCAGCCAAAATCAGCTACTGTTTTTCTCGAAGATGCTACATCGTTAATCCATAATTTAATTATTCCGTTTTTGTCGCTCTTAAATACGTCAAATATTTCTGAATTATAATTTTCAAATATGTCATCCCAAAATTTTCTATCCATATTGAAGAAACACCTTTCTTGATTTAGGTTACAATTGCAGCTAACTACTGGAGTGCCGAAGTGCGTGCCTGCGCGCAGGCGTGTATTGTTGATTTTAGACGAGAGGGAAGATGCGTATATCTTGGACCTGCGACTGGCTTCGCATATTTTTTATTATACCCCTGTTCAATCTAAAAATCAATTATTTTTCTTTCTTTTATAGCGATCTAGCGTACTTATTATTTTGCCCAAGACCTGCATGGGCGTGTATTCCGGTTGTCATAAGGCTGGAATGCCAAGTGATAGAATCGGTGGGGAACATGGAGGAGAACGTGATAGGAAGCAACTGCGGGCAGATGGTGAGAAAATATGTTGCCAAACAACCGGAATATGAAGAAGCCCCCGCTTAGGCGGGGGCTTCTTTTATGTCATTCCCGACTTGATCGGGAATCCAGGCGGGGATGAGTGTAATTGGTTATTATTTAGGGTTGGTAAGAAAACGCGTATTTCCGTTAATGGAAAGGGCCGGACAACGGTCCTCGTGTAAAAATTGGGCGGGTGTGAACCCGACAAACTTGTCAGACCGTAGTTGGTTTATATATTTTAGTTTACTTGTAATACAGATACTGCGCCCCGCCTTGTTTTTACACGATGTTATGGGTTGTTATTTCTTTTTCATTTTATTTTCTGTGTCTTTAAAACAGATTCTACAAACAATAATCTTGAAATTCGTTTCTCATCTCTTTAGAGACTTGTTCAATCAATTCTGCACAGTCTAAAACGAATTTATCATTAACCTCTATTAATGTAGAAATTTCGGAAACATCACCTTCATAAAAGAAATTCTCACCTGGTAATTTTATCTTAAAGGGTAATGATCCAGATTTTGTTACTAGCGAATCATAACTCCTGCCTCGTCCATGTTTAAGTACATTGATAGCACAGATGAAATCATCGAAATGATCATGAAGTTCAATTTCCCCTTTTTGAATAAGTATTTTTTTTGCCTCTTCTAATCCATTACGACAAGACAATCCTTCTTGCAATATTGAATCGAACAATGAAAACATTCCAGTAGCTAAAATTGCTTTTTGCAATTGAAGCATTTGAAGATTTTTAACAGCAATTGTTGATGCACTTGTCTTGAGTGCTTCTAATAATTTAGAATTAGCTTCTTCCAATGCATTCAATGTGAATGCTGTACTTCTGTATACTAAATCGTCAAAATTGTGCATGTCGTTTTAATAATAACCCATAACTAGTGTGTTTGCGAAACTATTTCGCTTTATATGCCATTTTGGGGTAGATTTGCGCAACTGTTGCGTAAAATCAGTATATATCTTTTCAAGATAGATTGTCAAGCGGGCTTTTTATTTTGCCTATAGCCTGGGTGAAGACATGGGTATATATTTCGGTGGTTTTAGAGTTGGAATGCACGAGAGAGTTTTATATACAGATTCATATTTAAAAAACCCGCTTGTTCAGCGGGTTTTTAAATTCGTTCGGCGGTAAATTTTCCTTGGGTCCAGGATAACAGCAGGGGCAATATCTCATCCCCGGCCTGCCCATCCAGGGTGTATTTAGTAAGCACGGCGTCGGTTATATCTATCCGGCCGTTCTTGCCGTCCGGGCTGGTCATCTCTATAAAACCGCTCCAGCCTCCGATGGAGAACATATCTATCAGGCTGAATATGGATATGATGGAAAGGTCGCCCTGAAATGTCTTGGCCTTCTGGGCAAACAGCTTTTTAGCCTCCTCGGACAGCCGCAGGCGCATATCAATGGTCTTTAAAAGATCCTGCCGGCCGCAGGGCTTGGTTATATACTTGCTGGCGCCCAGCACATAGCCCTGAATGCGGTTCTCCAGCCCGGTCTTGGCGGTCAGGAAAATAAAGGGGATGCCCCGCAGGTTGGGGTCATTTTTGACCGCACGGCACAGCTCGTAACCGTCCATATTGGGCATCATGATGTCCGACAATATCAGATCCGGCGGATTGCTTTTGATCAGCTCCAGGGCTTCCTGTCCGTCATAGGCGGTCGTCACCTGGTAGCCGCTCTTCTTAAGCTCAAACTCCATGATCTTTACGATATTCGGCTCGTCATCGGCCACTAATACTTTATAACTGCTCATAGCTAAAATAGTATAAACCAAGTGAATAGCATTGTCAAGAAATATTTAGGGGAATGATTGCATCATATTTTTGTCACCCTGAGAATGCTGACCTGCCTGACAAGTTGAATGGGTGACGGTGCTCATCCTTACAGTTGGCAAAGCCCCAAAGTTTACTCAGGATGACAGCCATACTTCGGAATCAGCTCCACCCACACCTGCCTTTGGCGGGGGCCGTGTCGCCAGGCTTTCCCCGGCTATCCGGTTGGCCACGCGGGATGCAAAATTCGCAAAGTAGCCCTCCGGTGGCTCGGTCGACTCGGCGCGGGCAACGGCCCGCTCGGCCAGATCCATAGTTTCCAGCAAAGAGCGGCACTCCGAGCAGGCCTTGAGATGCCCTTCGACCGCCACCCTGCGGCCCCCGTCCAGCTGGCCGTCCAGAAAAGGCCATCAGCTCCTCTGGGGCCACTGTATGTTTGTCTTTTGCGTTCATAGAATTTTCCTGATCCTCGGGGGAGATACTGACGGGTATTTATCCGATCATTAGAAACCTTTCTCCGACTCGCAGATATTTCTGCCCGTATAATCGTAATAAGTCATCTTATCCTTGCTGTAAGCCGCAAAAATGTTATCCTGAACATGATATATTTTATAAAATTCCATTGGCAGCACCAAATGGCCGGTCGAGTCTATCAGGCCAATTTTACCCTTCCGCCTTATGCACCAATAATGCTTGGATTCGTGAGAAATTGACAGCACGGGCAAGACAGCATCCAAGTTGTCAAAAAAGATTTTGTTGTCCTTATTGCCTATTATTTTCCATTTGCTGTCTTTGCACAGGAAGGTCAGGTTGTCAAAAATCCATATACTTTCATAGATGGGGTCTATTACCCAAGAGCCATTTATATCTATAATCCCGTGCCGGTTATTAAGTTCGACCTCGATATATTTTTTAAATAACGATATACTCTCGTACTTTGGCTCAACGATTATTCGTCCTGACAAGTCTGAAATGCCCCAACGACCTTTCTTCTTGAAAGAAAACAATGAATCATTCTGCATCCAAAAATCTTCGTATATTGGTTTAATAATGTACTTGCCGCTTCTATCGATAAGGCCTCTCTTGCCGTTTAATTTGACATAGGCATGACCATTAGCATCAAAACCGAAGGCTTCCTCATAGGCAGAATCGATTGCCATGTTCCCAGTGGTGTCAATATAGCCCCATTTGCCACCCTTTTTAACCGCGAGAAGACCGTATTTGTATCCGGTCGGATCGATGTCGTCAAAGACCAAATCGGTTAAGGTTTGACCAGTAGAGTCAAATAAATAAAAGTGTTCACCTTTGTATCCATAAAAAATACTTTCACCGACAGAAGAGATATTTTCATAAACCGGCGGGATTATAACTTTTCCTGTTGTCTCCATCAGACCCATGGAATCGTTCTTAAGGAAAGTAAATAAATTGCTGTTGCGAAATTTAAAATCGATTTTAAATTTCGGTTCTAATATGAACTCGCCGGCCTTATTTATCGCGCCCCAATTCATATCTTCTCGCAAAAAGAGCCTATCATTCCTCTTTTTGGCCATAGTATCCAAATATCCCACCAAGGCCAGGCCGTTCTCGAAGGGCAGGGCCTCGTCGTACCTGGCGGGGATCGCTATCTTGCCATGGGTGTCTATGTATCCGTATTTGCCGTTAAGCCCGACAACCGCCAAACCCCCTTGGAACAGGCCGCCATCGTCGAACTGCGGTGGACAGACCAT
The sequence above is a segment of the Candidatus Edwardsbacteria bacterium genome. Coding sequences within it:
- a CDS encoding cysteine hydrolase, producing the protein QDSHKLKKEHFSAFFKTKLDRLLKKEKINHLIICGVMTHLCVDTTVRHGFMLGYRSTVITDACCSKNSDYHKAAILALKHGFSRVMTVKQFQKAIANE
- a CDS encoding NAD(P)/FAD-dependent oxidoreductase; this translates as MNNYDLLIIGGGPAGLGAGIQAAHMGLKHAVIEKPKPSSRLLMARRVANFPGQKDVPGKELLKSLTRQAKGKGVGMMTETCSGIDFKNGCFHIKAGRYNRIARSLIVAMGLIPKKLKSGVSEPCLEGRRVFYRWTDIPPDLKDKRILVVGGGETAFDQACSLAETEARVTVAVRGKQDRVFAELHREAKKLMVQIRCETNVIKIAENINKLDITLKTNERLLKKRFDYCLVAIGSKRNMPEISPGARALLNRGLYMAGDLASLKHRQAAIAFGDGIKKTMTAYNFIRENQ
- a CDS encoding radical SAM protein; protein product: MRIIGKNGRKELASVYLAEMRSDPSLMVEFVDSCEPAVGCRDKKWVIVVSSQFGCPVGCLMCDAGGNFKGNLTISEIIAQIEHVILENKDLDPQKCPKLKVQFARMGEPALNDAVIDALYWLAEKYPKAMPCIATVAPAGREKWFESLLNVSRKFDDFQLQFSLNTTDPTLRDKLIPYPKMSWQWMSDYGQRFYQPGRRKPSLNFALSPGLPCDAESIVKYFDPEYFAIKLTPLNPTATAGENSLQCIKDHEKAQRLVTEKAREFVSLGYQVIESVGNMEENEIGSNCGQMVRRYAGKPAEYEKAPA
- a CDS encoding class I SAM-dependent methyltransferase; its protein translation is MDRKFWDDIFENYNSEIFDVFKSDKNGIIKLWINDVASSRKTVADFGCGIGKWLPLLSRQFGEVFAIDFSSSNLKYNKGKYKTFKNINYQNIDMTQRIESSYNFDVILCVNAILNAAHSKRKNFFTNIFTNLNTKGHLILVVPSLESVLYSEFISAKCDHKGGSNTKKTTRRIGKNEYIKFKQGIVNIDAIPTKHYLREELISTLNEIGFKIVKFDKVKYPWSTEIANFPKSLKAPYPWDWVVMATKNKK
- a CDS encoding response regulator, whose protein sequence is MSSYKVLVADDEPNIVKIMEFELKKSGYQVTTAYDGQEALELIKSNPPDLILSDIMMPNMDGYELCRAVKNDPNLRGIPFIFLTAKTGLENRIQGYVLGASKYITKPCGRQDLLKTIDMRLRLSEEAKKLFAQKAKTFQGDLSIISIFSLIDMFSIGGWSGFIEMTSPDGKNGRIDITDAVLTKYTLDGQAGDEILPLLLSWTQGKFTAERI
- a CDS encoding WG repeat-containing protein, with product MKRLLPLIMALLAGLSCGRRETKETILLPVMIGGKVGYADLSGRMVCPPQFDDGGLFQGGLAVVGLNGKYGYIDTHGKIAIPARYDEALPFENGLALVGYLDTMAKKRNDRLFLREDMNWGAINKAGEFILEPKFKIDFKFRNSNLFTFLKNDSMGLMETTGKVIIPPVYENISSVGESIFYGYKGEHFYLFDSTGQTLTDLVFDDIDPTGYKYGLLAVKKGGKWGYIDTTGNMAIDSAYEEAFGFDANGHAYVKLNGKRGLIDRSGKYIIKPIYEDFWMQNDSLFSFKKKGRWGISDLSGRIIVEPKYESISLFKKYIEVELNNRHGIIDINGSWVIDPIYESIWIFDNLTFLCKDSKWKIIGNKDNKIFFDNLDAVLPVLSISHESKHYWCIRRKGKIGLIDSTGHLVLPMEFYKIYHVQDNIFAAYSKDKMTYYDYTGRNICESEKGF